CTAAAACGGCTGAGCGGGAGATTTCATAAATAGGGAGTCCACGAATTGAAACGTCATGATTTTATTTATGAGACAAATTAGTGAAGCTGCACCAAGAGATGAATATAAACCAAGATCCTGCCGTAATTGAATTAAAATGAACGCCACCAAGACCAAAAAACTCCGTTTCTTGCAAAATAAACAAAGGCAGCACACTCGTAGTTACGTGGTATCCATTTTGTCGGGcacttcttctccttcttccacCTCACCCTCATCCACCATGTTCGTATCTTCCTGATCGTCAGCAGGCTTTTCTTGCTTGTCCTCAGACGTAGCCACATGTCGTAATGGGGAGGCGGCTCTTGTCGAGCCAGACTTATCCGCCTGTAGACTGACAGACTGCCGAGTAGTGTCATCTGGCGTCTGCGAAGATGCCGGACTGTCATGCTCGGGACGTGGCGTGTTTACTTCGGACTTCCCCTTTGGAGCATCACCCTCGTCTCCTTCACCACCTTCTTGCATACCTTCCCTCCGCTCaacctcttccttctcatcacGAATGAGGCGCCGGAGTTGCATGCCTTCCTCAACAATTCGGCCGAATTGCTCGCGTCGCTCTGACCACGTCGTAGCATATTCCTtactctccttctccaaatCGAGGATCTCCGCCTGCAGTTTCTGAAGGTTCGCTTGCTGGTCCTCACGCGGTCTCAGAAGCCGGTTGCTCGTAATTTTCTCTGCTAGGTCATCGTAGCTCTTCCGTAAAGCCAGAAGTCGTTGCGCCTCTTCTAACTGCCCCCGTAACTCCGCCGTGTTGCCTCGCACAGCCTCCATTGTAGAAAGGATCCGAAGCTTCTCAGCCGCATACCGCTCGCGTTCCTTCTCATTGCTCGTAAGCAAGAACTGAATGCGCGCGATGCTTCCCTCAAACGCAGCGAAGTCCAAAGTCACGTCGTCGCGGAAATGGCGCCATTCTTCGAGGCGTTTTTGTTTTTCGGCTTCGGCGGCGGTTGTCGCCCCTTCGTCTGCGTCGTCCGGCGGAGGTGTAGGTGGGAGGGTTGCGTTGGTGACTACTAACGACCTAGGGTCCAATAGGC
This sequence is a window from Aspergillus chevalieri M1 DNA, chromosome 5, nearly complete sequence. Protein-coding genes within it:
- a CDS encoding uncharacterized protein (COG:S;~EggNog:ENOG410PIZ9;~InterPro:IPR008501;~PFAM:PF05615;~go_component: GO:0000445 - THO complex part of transcription export complex [Evidence IEA];~go_process: GO:0006397 - mRNA processing [Evidence IEA]); the encoded protein is MASYGYLEQPEEDALHKSRLLNVEEKPFKRISRRLLDPRSLVVTNATLPPTPPPDDADEGATTAAEAEKQKRLEEWRHFRDDVTLDFAAFEGSIARIQFLLTSNEKERERYAAEKLRILSTMEAVRGNTAELRGQLEEAQRLLALRKSYDDLAEKITSNRLLRPREDQQANLQKLQAEILDLEKESKEYATTWSERREQFGRIVEEGMQLRRLIRDEKEEVERREGMQEGGEGDEGDAPKGKSEVNTPRPEHDSPASSQTPDDTTRQSVSLQADKSGSTRAASPLRHVATSEDKQEKPADDQEDTNMVDEGEVEEGEEVPDKMDTT